The DNA region GCATACTCGCGCACCAGTTCATCGTCCTCGACCAGCATCACGGTGGCCTTCCCGCCACCTTTTGCGATCGGGTCGGCCTGATGCGGTTGCACGTTCTGATGAGTGCGTGGCAGGTAGAGTCGGACGGTCGTTCCCTGGTCGGGTTCGGTGTATATCTTGATGTGACCACCTGATTGCTTGACAAAGCCAAACACCATGGCAAGACCCAGTCCGGTCCCCTGATTGTCCGTCTTGCCGGAAAAGAAGGGTTCGAACGCGCGGCTGGCGGTTTCCTTGTCCATGCCATGGCCGGTGTCAGAAACGGCAATGGCGACGTACTGACCCGGGTCGACTTCCTCGTGGTTGCGGCAGTAGTCAGCGTCGAGGTGAGCGTTGTAGGTTTCTATGGTCAGGCGGCCACCGTCAACCATGGCATCGCGTGCATTCAGGCACAGGTTGAGCAAGGCATCCTCAAGCTGTCCGGGGTCGATCAGTGCCCGCCACAATCCCCCGGCGCGAGCGAATTCCGACTCGATATGATCGCCCAGCGTATGTCTGAGTAGTGGTTCCATATCGGCAATCAAGCGGTTGATATCCGTGGCTGCCGGCTCCAGCGTCTGTTTGCGGGCAAAGGCGAGCAGTCGACGGGTCAGGTCGCTACCCCGTTCTGCCGCGGCCAGGATCATCTTGACCAGCTCACGAGCATCATCGTGTTCTCCCAGCATCTCCGAGACCAGTTCGGCGTTGCCGCCGATGACGGTCAACAGGTTGTTGAAGTCGTGTGCCAGCCCACCCGTCAACTGGCCGACAGCCTCCAGTCGCTGGGCCTGACGCAGTCGGTCTTCGGCCTGGCGCTGGCTGGTGATGTCACGCAGGAAAACGGCCAGGCCGTCCTCGGTCGGAAATGCCTTGGTTTCGAGCCAGACATCAAACCCCGGATAGTATTCGGTGAAATGGACTGCCTCTCCGGACTCCATGGCGTGGCGGTAGCGATGCTCGAAATCCGTGCCTTGTACATCGGGGAATTTATCCCATAGCACTTCACCAATCAGTTGATCGCGCTTGAGGCCGGAGAGCCTCTCGCCACTGGCATTGATGTAGGTAAATCGCCAATCCCGATCGAAGGTGTAGAACACATCACTGATGGTTTCCAGGGTCTCAACCAGCCGGTCGGCCAGGCGCCGCTGCTCTTCGACGTCAATGCAGGCACCGATCCACGCATCAATCTCGCCATCGGGCCCCTTGATCGGAGATGCGCTGGCATGAAACCAGCGGTACTGGCCATCATGTCGCCGCACGCGAAACTCGGTACTGTAGGGTGATCCGGTGTCCACGCAGTGCTGCCATAACTTAATCACCGGCTGCCGGTCGTCCGGGTGAAGGCGCTTGATCCAGCGATCCCCCACGAGAGCCTCAGCTTTTCCGACACCGGTGTACTCCAGGATGAATCGGTTTTGAAACTCCAGTTGACCGCCGGTATCGGCGGTCCAGACCATCATTGGCATGGCATTGGCCAGCTGCCACAAGCGGGTTCGGGTCAGTTGAGCCTCGGCTTCGGTACGCTTGAGATGATCAATGTCCTGAAGGGCGCCATGTGCGCCCACGATCCGCCCCTCCGAGTCCCGAGTGGGTTCGCCAATGGCCCGCACCCAGCGCCGGCGGCCGTCAGCAAGCTGGAGCTGCCATTCACGGTCATAGCCAACGCCCTCGTCGAGACATTTTCTCAGCGTTTCCCGCACGTCATGGCGAAACTCGGGAGCGTAGTAATCGATGCCCTGTTCGAGCTCGGGCATGCCATCGACGGACTGGTCGTGAATTTCTGCAGCCTCCGGGGTCCAGGACACTCGCCCCGTTGATCGATCCATGGACCACGCGCCGAGTCGTGCCACCCGCCCGGCCATTTCTCGCATATGTTCGCCTTCGTGGGCCCGATGCCGAGTCTTCTGTAATTCTTCGGCCCGTCGGACCAGTGCCATGCCCAGTCCGGCGCTGGCCAGGACGGCCACAATGCTGATGATGCGATTGACAACCACGAAGGAGGTGGGGATGCCTGGCTGCGGTGGATACTGTAGCCAGAACGCTGCCAGGCCGAGAATCGTTGCGATTCCGGCGGCAAGGAGAATCAGCCCGGTGCGCCCCGAAAGTGCTGCCAGGACCACAACCAGTGCATACAACGCCGCGTGGGCGATGCCAAGCGGTACCAGCAGATCCAGCAGGAAGACGCCGAACAGCGCAAGCAGCACTCCCCCGCGCCAGAGCCCCACCCGGCTATCGGCAGCTTGTTCTGGCTTCATGCCATCAGCATACTCCCTGTTAACAAGCGCCGGCAAGGTGGAAGGACAGTACCGGGTTGATATGCCTTCTACTCAACCCTTAAGCGGTGCACTTGACTGCCGGATCTCAGAGCAATGCCGCATCCAGGATGACGGCGCTGTGTCCGGGCAGTTCCATGCGGCCATCGCCTGTCAGACGTCCCCTGGCCAGGCCCGGCCAGTTAAGCTGGATGAGTTGCTCTGGAGTGCCGGGCTGCCTGATCAGGGCTGGCTGATCGGAGAGGTTGAAGGCCAGCAGCAGCCGTTGTTCTCGGCATTCACGCAGAAACATCAGCACTGGCTCGGGGGTGTCTAGAAAGCGGATGCTGCCGCCACGCAGGGCAGGCTGGCGTTGTCGCCATGCAATCAGTTTGCGAAAGCGGTTGAGTATGGAGTCCGGGGTGCTGGATTGATCCTCCACGGCAAGCCGACGGTGACTGTCGGGTATGGGCAGCCACGGTTCGGCCGTGCTGAAACCGGCCAGAGGCGAAGCATTCCACGGAATGGGGGTCCGACAGCCGTCGCGGCCCTTGAAGTCCGGCCAGAAGGCGAGACCGTAGGGGTCCTGCAGTGCCTCGTAGGGCAGCTCGGCTTCGGGCAGCCCCAGTTCCTCGCCCTGGTAGATGCAGGCCGAGCCGCGCAGTGAGCACAGCATGGCCGTGAGCATGAGGGCGAAGTCCTTTGACTGGCCATGGCGTCCCCAGCGGCTGATCACACGCTCCACGTCATGATTGGAAATGGCCCAGCAGGCCCACCCGTCGCCAATGTCGGCTTCCAGCCGTTCCACGGTTGCACGGATATGCGATGCAGAGAAGTCATCGGTCAGCAGTTCGAAACTGTAGCTCATGTGCAGCCGCCCTGGCGCGGCGTACTCGGCCATGGTGGCTACCGAATCCTCCGACGATATCTCTCCCAACGTGGTGGCTCCGGGATACTGATCGAGCAACTGCCGGATGCGTTCGATGAAAGTGATGTTCTCCGGCTGCGTATTGTTGTAGTAGTGAAACTGATAGGCGTAGGGGTTGTCCGGCGAGAAACCTCGCCCGGTGCGCAGGTGGGCCGGCTTGGCCGGATTGTCGCGCAGCTTTCTGTCCTGGTAGCAGAAATTGATTGCATCCAGGCGGAAGCCATCCACGCCGCGATCGAGCCAGAAGCGAAGATTGTCGAGCACGGCATCGACTACTTCGGGGTTGTGAAAATTTAGATCCGGTTGCGAAGCAAGAAAGTTGTGCAGGTAGTATTGGCGGCGTCGCGGGTCCCACTGCCAGGCACCCCCGCCAAAGATCGATAGCCAGTTGTTCGGTGGCGTGCCGTCTTCGCGCGGATCGGCCCACACATACCAGTCGGCCCTGGGGTTGGTTCGGGATTGCCGGCTTTCGATAAACCAGGGGTGTTCACTGGAAGTATGGCTGGGAATCTGGTCAATGATGACTTTCAGTCCGCGCTGGTGGGCCTGCTCAAGCAGTTCGTCGAAATCCTGCAGTGTGCCGAAGATGGGATCGACATCGCGCGAATCGGCCACGTCGTAACCGAAATCCATCATTGGCGACTTGAAAAAGGGCGATATCCAGATCGCGTCCACACCGAGATCGGCGATGTAGTCCAGTCGCGAGATCAGACCCGGAAGGTCACCAATGCCGTCATCGTTGCTGTCCTGGAAACTGCGTGGGTAGACTTGATAGAACAGTCCGCCACGCCACCATTGGTCGTCACTATTGCCCATTGCCTGCTCTTGCATGGATTCGTTGCGGACAAGCGTTGTCCGGTCAGGTTCGTCATTCATGCCTAAAGCTTAACCACCAACGATGCTGTTGCCGATGCCTTGCAAACGTATTCAGATCGAAGATGTTCAGGCTCCTCGTTCGGGCGTGGTTGTTTCCGTCAGGTCATGGCGTTTTGCAAACGTATGCAGCTATGTATACGTTTGCAAGAGATTGTGGGTTCGGCTGACGAATGACTAGCATCGGCAGGGAATTCAGGGCTGTCATGCTGCAGTCTCGTCCTGGCGCCAGGGCGTCACAAAGAGCTACTACACGAACCTTCGGGGATCACGAATCATGAGAAAACCAAACCAGACCAACGCTACCCGGATGATGTCCGGCAACAGGGATAACGAGGGGTTGAAAGAAAAGCTGGCAAGACTTCAATTGCGGCGCAGTGCGCTCTATCTCGCGCTTGCAGCCGGCCTGAGCGCATCCCCAATGGCATTCTCGCAGGGAGAGGAGGATGCGGAAGAGGAAGTCACCGACATCGAGGATGTCATCGTGGTTACCGGCTTTCGCAGCGCTGTCGAGCGTGCCATATCCACCAAGCGTCAGGAGTCCTCGGTAGTCGAGGCTGTTTACGCCGAAGACATCGGCAAGCTGCCCGATGTCAGTATCGCCGAGGCGCTTGCCCGAATGCCCGGCTTGACGGCGCAACGCACCGACGGACGTTCGCAGACCATTTCCATTCGCGGCCTGGGCCCGGACTTCGGGACGGCCATGCTCAACGGTCGTGAACAGGTCACCACGGGCGACAACCGTGGGGTTGAGTTCGATCAGTATCCTTCCGAGCTGCTCGGCTCGGTGGTGGTTTACAAGACCCCGGATGCCACCCTGATCGGCCAGGGTCTGGCCGGCACCGTGGACATGCGCACCATCCGGCCGCTGTCGGCCGGCGAGAGTGTGTTCTCGCTCAACGCCCGCTACGAGTGGAACGAAGATAGCGCTTTCAATCCCGACGGCAGCAGCGATGGCTATCGTGCCAGTGCGATCTACATCGACCAGTTTGACGACAACACGTTTGGTGTGACATTCGGCGCTGCCTTTCAGTCCACCCCCAACCAGGTCGAGCGATTCGAGGCCTGGGGTTTTCCCGATATCGGTGATGGTGAGACCCTGGTTCCGGGCGGTGCGAAGCCCTTCGTGCAATCCAATGAGCTGGAGCGCTTCGGGATGTTGGGCACGCTCGAGTATGCGCCCAATGATGCTTTCAGTACCACGCTTGACGTTTCTTACTCCGATTTCAAGGAAAGACAGATTCTGCGCGGTATCGAGTTCCCGCTCTTCTGGTCGGCAGCTCAGCTTCAGGACGGCTTCACGGTCGACGACGGCCTGATTACCGATGGTGTATTCGAAGACGTTCACGGCGTCATGCGAAGCGACCGCAATGACCGTTCGGCCGAGCTGTTCAATGCCGGATGGAATGTTCGCTACGAGCTGGGTCAGCGCTGGGGCATGGAAACGGACATCAGCTACTCCCGTGCCGAGCGCGAAGACGTGTTGCTTGAGTCGTACGCAGGCACCGGGCCGACCCTGAGTGGCGCCCCGGACACGCTGGGCTTTTCCATTGCACCCAGCGGTGTTGTCCAGTTCGCTCCCTCACTCGACTACGCCGATCCCAACCAGTTCGTGCTGACCGATCCGCAGGGTTGGGGCGCGGGGGCGGATCCGGATCCGCTGACCCAGGCCGGTTTTATCAACAACCCGGACACGACCGACTGGCTGGGCCGCGCACGTTTGCAGCTCGATCGCGCCTTTGATGCCGGGCCGTTCAGCCAGGGCCTGGTCGGTGTGGACTTTGGTCGTCGCGACAAGTCGCGATCCATCGGGCAAAGCTTCCTGGTGCCGCCGGGTGGGGCGGACTCCGCCGATATCCCGGAGGGCGCGATGGTGGGCACGACTCCGCTCGACTTCATCGGTATTCCAGGAATGATCTCCTGGAACCCGGGTGATCTGGTCGATAATGTTTACCAGCAAGTACCGGTCGAGTTGTCCTCGTTTGCCGTGCCGCAGGACTGGAACGTGCGCGAGGACGTCTTCACGACCTTCCTGAAGCTCAACATCGATACTCTGATGGGCGATATGCCGGTGACCGGTAATGTTGGCGTGCAGGCGGTGCATACTGACCAGACCGCCAGCGGCTTTCGTGTTGCCGGCGCCGAGGTCGGTGCCGGTGTGGCCGAAGGTTCGTTCATTCCGGTCGAGGACGGCGATGACTACTGGCGTATTCTGCCCAGTCTCAACCTGCGTATTGATGTGGCGGACAACCAGGTTGTCCGACTCGGTGCCTCCCGCGTCATGGCCCGTCCGCGCATGGACCAGCTCAATGCCAGCTTGGCACTCAACACCGACTTCACTGCCCTCGAGTCCACTGATCCACAGCAATCCTTCTTCAGTGCCGGTGGCGGTAACCCTGCGCTCAGGCCGACCCTGGCCGATACGCTGGATTTGACCTGGGAACGGTATTTTGCCGATGACTCCGGGTACATCGCACTGGCCGGCTACTACAAGGACCTGAGCGATTTCATCAATCCGAATGATTCGTTCATGACCGACTTCTCGGCCTTCATCGATGACTTCCTGACGCCCGAGCAGGCCGCACAGCTTGGAACTCCTCTCGGTTTGACCTCCGGTCCGACCAACCGTGGCAGTGGTTACATCCGGGGTGCAGAGTTCACCACGGCATTGCAGGCTTCGAGGTTCTCACCGGCCCTGGATGGGTTCGGCGCGGTGTTCAGCGTCTCCTATACCGATTCCAGTGTTCGCCTGGGTGACTCGGAGGAATCGATCGACGTGCCGGGCCTGTCGGACTGGGTCGTCAACACGACCCTGTTCTATGAAAGAAACGGTTTCGAGGCACGCGTATCACATCGCTATCGCGACGAGTTCCTGTCGGAAGTCTTCGGTCTGAGCGCAACGCGTGTCACCCGCTCCGCACTGTCGGAGAGCATCTTCGATGCACAGGTCAGCTACGAGTTCGATCGCGGCGCCTTCCAGGGGGTGAGCGTCTTTCTCCAGGGTAACAACCTGACCAACGAGCCGTTCACCACATTCGAAGGCGACGACCAGCGGCAGGTGATTGATCGACAGCGGTTCGGAAGAAACTTCATGCTGGGTGCCTCATACCGGTTCTGACCTCCATCAGATCTTGTTCACGAAGTGGACTCTCCCGGTGCCCGCCTTGGTGCTCAACGGCAACAGGGCGGGCTTTTTTGTCCCGGGTGATGGACCGGATGCATGACAATGACTGAAACATCTATTGGCAAGATTCTGATCGTGGGTGGCGGCACTGCCGGCTGGATGGCTGCCGCGGTGCTGGCCAGAACCTTCGGCCGCTCGATGGACATCGAGCTGGTCGAGTCGGAACAGATCGGCATCGTCGGTGTGGGCGAGGCCACCATCCCGCAAATTCGCCTGATCAACCAGTACCTGGGTATCGACGAAGATGAATTCATTCGCGCCACCCAGGGCAGTTTCAAACTTGGCATCCAGTTCAACGGTTGGCACGATCGAGAAGGCAGCTACCTGCATGCATTCGGCGATGTCGGCCGCGGGCTGGGTATCGTGCCCTTCCACCATATATGGCGGCGCGGAGTGGAAGGAGGCCAGGCCGGCGAGCTCTGGGATTACTCGCTCAACACGCGAGCGGCCATGGCCAACTGTTTTGCCCGCATTGGTCCCGGCGAGTCCGAGCCGCTGGGTGGTATCAACTATGCCTTTCATTTCGATGCTTCGTTGTATGCATGCTTTCTCAGAACACTTGCCGAACGCCAGGGTGTGCAACGCACCGAGGGACGCATTATTGCTGTCGAACTCGATGGCGAAAGCCTGCATATCGACCGGGTGCGCCTGGATAGTGGCCAGGAAGTCTCCGCCGATCTGTTCATCGACTGCTCGGGCTTTCGGGGCCTGCTGATCGAACAGGCATTGAAGGCCGGTTACGAGGACTGGACCGAACACCTGCCCTGTGACCGTGCCGTGGCGGTGCCCTGCGCCCATGGTGGACCGATGCGCCCCTACACTCAGGCCACGGCCAGAACCGCCGGGTGGCAGTGGCGCATCCCACTGCAACATCGTGTCGGCAATGGCCATGTCTACTGCAGTCGCTTCATGAGCGAGGACGAGGCCACCCGGGTGCTGCTTGACAATCTCGAAGGCGAGGCGCTGGCCGAGCCGCGCCCGCTGCGCTTCGTCACTGGCCATCGCAAGCGTTTCTGGCATCGCAACTGTGTCGCGCTGGGTCTTGCCTCGGGTTTCATGGAGCCGCTGGAGTCGACCAGCATCCACCTGATTCAGTCCGGTATCAGCCGCTTGTTGACCCTGTTCCCCGACAAGGATTTTGCCCCGGCGCTGATCGACGAATACAACCGCCAGACCCGCGAGGAGTTCGAATACATCCGCGACTTTCTCGTGCTGCACTATCACGCCAATGGCCGCCATGGCGAGCCGTTCTGGGACGAGCGTCGAGAGCACAAGGTCAGCGACCGTCTGGCCACGCGCATGGCGCTGTTCAGGCGCGAGGGCGTGATCTCGCGCTCGGCCAACGAGCTGTTTACCGAAGGCAGCTGGCTGCAGGTGTTGCTGGGCCAGTGCGGAGAACCTGAGCAGGTGCATCCACTGGCTCGCGCCATACCTTCCGAACAGGTCGATGAAGCGCTGCGTGTACTCAAGGGCCGGGTCGACCAGATCGCATCGAGGCTGCCCGGACACGAGGAATTCATTTCGGCCCACTGTAAGGCCGAGCCACTGTGATCGATCTGCGTTTATCCGCGTTCATCTGCGGTTTGAATAAGATCTCGGAGCACACGCCTATGCATCAGTACCGCCACTACCTTTCTCTGCTGTGTCTTGTGATTGTTCTCACTGCCTGCGGCGCGCCGGATCCCGAGCCGACAGACAGTGAACCTCGGGCCGAACGCGATGCTGTGCCTGCAGAAGAAGCAACGACTCCGGGCAACAAGCTTATCGTCTATCAGATAATGACCCGGCTATTCGGCAACACTGAAAGCGCCAACCGCCCCTGGGGCACGCTGGAGGAAAACGGGGTGGGGCGGCTGGCCGATATCAACGATGCCGCCCTGGCCGGTATTGCCGAGCTGGGCACCACCCATATCTGGTACACCGGCATTCCGCGCCATGCCGTGATTCATGACTACACCGAATACGGCATCAGCCTGGACGACCCCGACGTGGTCAAGGGCCGGGCCGGTTCGCCATTTGCCATTCGCGATTACTTCGATGTGCACCCCGACCTGGTCGAGGACCCGGAACGGCGCATCGAAGAATTCCGCGAACTGGTTGAACGCACCCGGGCCCACGGCATGGGCGTGATCATTGACCTGGTGCCAAACCATGTCGCGCGCAATTACCGCTCGCTTTCGCCGCCCGAGGGCGTGAGGGACTTTGGTGTCGACGATGACGACAGCGTGGCCTGGGCGCGCGACAACAGCTTCTACTACATCCCCGGCGAGTGTTTCGAGCTGCCGGAGTGGCCCGACGACTATCGCCCGCTCGGCGGCGAGGACCATCCCCTGGCCGACGGACAGTTCGAGGAGTGTCCGGCCCGATGGACCGGCGACAGCGGCGCGGTGGTCCAGCCCGGATTCAATGACTGGTACGAGACCGTGCGTCTGAACCTGGGTGTTACGCCCGAAGGCGAGCATGCCTTCGACGAGGTGCCGGCCGAACTGGCCAGCACCGATGCCGAGGAACACCATGCCTACTGGCAGGATCGCGACGTGCCGGCCTCCTGGGAGACCTTCCGCGGGGTGGTCGACTTCTGGCTGGACCTGGGTGTGGACGGTTTCCGCTACGACATGGCGCAGATGGTGCCGGTGGCGTTCTGGAGTTACCTCAACAGCCATGTGCGACAGCGCCACCCCGAGGCGGTATTGATCGCCGAGTTCTACGAGCCCGAACGTTACCGCGAGTACCTGCACTCGGGCCTGATGGACTACCACTACGACAAGGTCGAGTTCTACGACGCCACCCGCGCGGTGATGACCGGCGATGGCAGCACCGATGAACTCGTCGAGATCCATGAGCGCAATGCCGATATCGAGCATCACCTGCTGCGCTTTCTGGAAAACCACGACGAGCAGCGCATCGCCAGTCCCGAGTTTGCCGGTGACGCCCGCTTCGGCAAGCCCGGTATGTTGGCCAGCGCCGCCATGGGCACCGCCCCGGTCATGCTTTATTTCGGCCAGGAAGTAGGTGAGCCGGCTGCCGAGGGTGCCGGCTTCGGCCAGGCCAGCCGCACGACCATCTTCGACTACTTCGGCGTGCCCGCCCACCAGCGCTGGATGAACGATGGCGCTTTCGATGGCGGCCAGCTCAGCGAGGAGGAACAGGCGCTACGCGACTACTACGTGCGCCTGATGTCGCTGATCAGTGAGTCGCCGGCCATGATGGGCGAGTATGCCGACATCCACCGCGCCAACCGCGAGCACACCGAGGGTTACGATGACAAGCTGCTGAGCTGGTTGCGCTGGCATGTGGACGAGCAGCTATTACTGATTGCCAACTTTCGCGATGCGGCCTATCTGCCCCTGAACCTCAAGATACCGGCCGAGGCGATGGCCGCCTGGCAACTCGACGATGGTGAGTATCGTCTGGTCGAGCGGATTCGCGGCGACCGGGAAGCCGTCTTGCAGGTGCGAGATGGCGTCGGCCACGTGAACCTGGAACTGGCGCCCCTTGACGCCCTGATCTTTGAGCGGGTGAATGAATGAATCGATTGATTGTTGCGCTCTGGTTTGCGCTGGTCCTTCTTGCCGGCCCGGCGCTGGCCGAACGGCTGGAATACCAGGGTCACGAGCAGGTTGGCGAAACACTGCGCATCGACACCCGGCGTGGCCCGCTGGTGCTCAGCTTCCGCACCGAGGCCGTGGTCGAAGCCTTCTATGATTTCGAGGACAGCGGCGAGCATCCGTCGCGCACCCTGGACCCGAACGCTCAGGCGGTGACCGCCGATCTGGTCGTCGAGGACGAGCGGCTGGTGTTTTCCACCGACCAGCTCAGGGTGAAGATCGACAAGTCGCCACTGAGATTGTCCTACTGGCGCGGCGACGAGCTGCTGATCAGCGAGGAGGGTGGTGCCTTCCTGGAGCGCACGCTGCGCGGTTTTCGTTTTCGTCTGGCCGACGATGACGAGAAACTGCTCGGCGGTGGTCAGCGTGTACTGGGCATGGACCGTCGCGGCCACCGCCTGCGGCTGGAAAATCGGCCGGACTACGGTTACGGCACTGAATCGGATCAGATGTATTTCAGCATTCCCGGCGTGCTGTCGAGTCGCAACTGGATGCTGGTGTTCGACAATGCCGCGCGCGGTCATGCCGACATGGGCTCAACCGAGCCCGACATTCTCCAGTTCGAAGCCGAAGGCGGCCGTCTGGCCTACCTGGTCAGTGCCGGCGATGATTTCGAGCATACGCTCGAGCACTACACCACTGCCAGTGGTCGGCCTCCCATGCCGCCGCGCTGGGCGCTGGGCAACTATGCCTCGCGCTTTGGCTATCGCAGCGAGCAGGAGGCCCGCGATGTGGTGCAGAAACACATCGACAAGGGATTTCCGCTCGATGCCATCGTCATCGACCTGTACTGGTTCGGGCCCGACATCAAGGGCCACATGGGCAACCTGGCCTGGGATCATGAAGCCTGGCCCGATCCGGAGGGCATGATGGCCGACTTTGCCGAGCAGGGGGTGAAAGCCATCCTGGTCACCGAGCCGTTCATTCTCACCACCTCCGATCGCTGGCAGGAAGCGGTGGACGAGCAGGTGCTCGCGCTCAACATGGCCGGCGACCCCAAGACCTTCGATTTCTACTTCGGCAATACCGGCCTGTTGGACTTCTTCAAGCCCGAGACCGGCGACTGGTTTTGGGCCATTCTCAAGGACCTGATGGACCAGGGCGTGGCCGGCTGGTGGGGAGATCTCGGCGAGCCCGAAGTCCATCCACCGTCGACGAAGCATGTCGCCGGCATGGCCAATGAAGTGCACAACGCCTATGGCCACCACTGGGCCGAGTCCATCCATGAACGCCACGTGCGTGACTTCCCCCAGCGGCGTCCCTTCATCATGATGCGCGCCGGCTCCACCGGCTCACAGCGCTACGGCATGATCC from Wenzhouxiangella sp. AB-CW3 includes:
- a CDS encoding TIM-barrel domain-containing protein, with amino-acid sequence MNRLIVALWFALVLLAGPALAERLEYQGHEQVGETLRIDTRRGPLVLSFRTEAVVEAFYDFEDSGEHPSRTLDPNAQAVTADLVVEDERLVFSTDQLRVKIDKSPLRLSYWRGDELLISEEGGAFLERTLRGFRFRLADDDEKLLGGGQRVLGMDRRGHRLRLENRPDYGYGTESDQMYFSIPGVLSSRNWMLVFDNAARGHADMGSTEPDILQFEAEGGRLAYLVSAGDDFEHTLEHYTTASGRPPMPPRWALGNYASRFGYRSEQEARDVVQKHIDKGFPLDAIVIDLYWFGPDIKGHMGNLAWDHEAWPDPEGMMADFAEQGVKAILVTEPFILTTSDRWQEAVDEQVLALNMAGDPKTFDFYFGNTGLLDFFKPETGDWFWAILKDLMDQGVAGWWGDLGEPEVHPPSTKHVAGMANEVHNAYGHHWAESIHERHVRDFPQRRPFIMMRAGSTGSQRYGMIPWTGDVDRSWDGFKPQVELALQMGLFGFGYIHSDLGGFAGDEEFDAELYTRWMQYGVFQPVYRAHAQDQIAPEPVFHDERTQRIVRDYIRLRYRLMGYNYTLAWQHSTTGLPLMRPLFYSDPGNPDYFNETNTYLWGDAFLVAPVIEPGVDSWPIRLPEGVWFDFFDGSRNDGGQVLEVPVTLDTLPVMVRAGSFVPKVDVVQSSDDYSSRNLELHYWHDRSVDRAEGEMIEDDGHARTSIEEGLFERLTFDAASVEDDLTLTLEREGSYPGMPETRELTVVVHNPPEVDEIRIDGARVAVEGSGVATDDGQAWLDDAGRLHVRTDWKHPGLLLELKP